From a single Phragmites australis chromosome 7, lpPhrAust1.1, whole genome shotgun sequence genomic region:
- the LOC133924795 gene encoding protein DETOXIFICATION 49-like, protein MTSCAGNATVACGDDARLHGDGGRVIVAPLLAKAGEVVISVAAADAAAVPVLTSKPPGRLAKAVKEAWSVSLGVAFPKTPSVSAGAARDEARSILSLAFPMILTGLLLYLRSMISMLFLGRLGGLALAGGSLAVGFANITGYSVLSGLAMGMEPICGQAFGAGNYSLLGITMQRTVFLLIAAAVPIGGLWVHMRPLLLLCGQDAGIAAVADTYILASLPDLVLQAFLHPVRIYLRTQSINMPLTVCATLAIAIHLPINYVLVTVLGLGIKGVAFASVVANLNLLLFLLAYIFFKGVHKRTGGFVLSGESLRGWGELISLALPSCVSVCLEWWWYEIMILLCGLLLNPQATVASMGILIQTTSLIYIFPSSLSFGVSTRVSNELGAGQPGEASRAATVGLMLGFAFGAFASAFAFLVRNVWASMFTADPAIIALTASVLPILGLCELGNCPQTTGCGVLRGSARPKDAASINLRSFYLVGTPVALVLAFWFHYDFEGLWFGLLAAQATCMVRMLLVVGRTDWAGEAKRSRQLTGSGVVTKDSSAAADGGDEKSRLLDTDIEQ, encoded by the coding sequence ATGACATCGTGCGCAGGAAACGCCACCGTGGCTTGCGGGGATGACGCGCGGCTCCATGGGGATGGGGGTCGCGTCATCGTCGCCCCCTTGCTCGCcaaggcgggagaggtcgtcatCTCGGTGGCCGCCgccgacgcggcggcggtgccagTGCTCACGAGCAAGCCGCCCGGGCGGCTCGCCAAGGCGGTGAAGGAAGCCTGGTCCGTCTCCTTGGGCGTCGCGTTCCCGAAGACGCCGTCGGTGTCGGCCGGCGCGGCACGGGACGAGGCGCGTTCCATTCTTAGCCTCGCATTCCCGATGATCCTGACCGGGCTGCTGCTCTACCTCCGGTCGATGATTTCGATGCTCTTTCTCGGTCGGCTCGGCGGGCTGGCCCTCGCTGGAGGGTCTCTTGCCGTCGGCTTTGCCAACATCACCGGTTATTCTGTCCTCTCTGGCCTTGCCATGGGCATGGAGCCGATATGCGGGCAGGCATTCGGCGCAGGCAACTACTCGCTCCTCGGCATCACCATGCAGAGGACGGTGTTCCTCCTCATCGCGGCCGCCGTCCCCATCGGTGGCCTGTGGGTGCACATGCGGCCTCTCCTCCTTCTCTGCGGCCAGGACGCCGGCATCGCCGCTGTCGCCGATACCTACATTCTGGCCTCTCTCCCTGACCTCGTCCTCCAGGCATTTCTCCACCCTGTGCGGATATACCTCCGTACGCAGTCCATCAACATGCCGCTCACGGTCTGCGCTACGCTAGCCATTGCCATCCACCTTCCCATCAACTATGTCCTCGTAACCGTACTCGGCCTCGGCATCAAGGGGGTGGCAttcgcctccgtggtggcgaACTTGaacctcctcctctttctcctcgCTTACATCTTCTTCAAAGGCGTCCACAAGCGCACCGGCGGCTTCGTGCTCTCCGGCGAGAGCTTGCGGGGCTGGGGCGAGCTTATTAGCCTTGCCCTGCCGAGCTGCGTGAGCGTCTGCCTCGAGTGGTGGTGGTACGAGATCATGATCCTGCTGTGCGGCCTGCTCCTGAACCCGCAGGCCACGGTCGCGTCCATGGGAATCTTGATCCAGACCACGTCGCTCATATACATCTTCCCCTCGTCGCTCAGCTTCGGCGTGTCCACCCGCGTCAGCAACGAGCTTGGCGCGGGCCAGCCCGGTGAGGCGAGTCGCGCCGCCACGGTGGGGCTCATGCTCGGGTTCGCGTTCGGCGCCTTCGCCTCTGCCTTCGCGTTCCTCGTGCGGAACGTGTGGGCGAGCATGTTCACGGCCGACCCGGCGATCATCGCACTCACCGCGTCGGTGCTGCCAATCCTGGGCCTGTGCGAGCTGGGCAACTGCCCGCAGACGACGGGTTGCGGCGTGCTGCGCGGCAGCGCCAGGCCCAAGGACGCCGCCAGCATCAACCTCCGGTCGTTCTACCTCGTGGGGACGCCGGTGGCGCTCGTCCTGGCGTTCTGGTTCCACTACGACTTTGAGGGCCTGTGGTTCGGCCTCCTCGCGGCGCAGGCGACCTGCATGGTGCGCATGCTGCTGGTCGTCGGGCGGACGGACTGGGCCGGCGAGGCCAAGCGCTCGAGGCAGCTCACCGGATCTGGCGTTGTCACCAAGGATAGCAGCGCTGCCGCGGACGGCGGGGACGAGAAGTCGCGCTTGCTCGACACTGACATCGAGCAATGA